Proteins found in one Acipenser ruthenus chromosome 18, fAciRut3.2 maternal haplotype, whole genome shotgun sequence genomic segment:
- the LOC117964415 gene encoding sorting nexin-21-like: MASKLLHRLRRTLLREVTLQPQLGSAEDFPESSELDDDTEGLSSRFSGTLSFEGEQEPESEDPGENSELDSDSDVLEDSGENGTESAESSPACQPPARNMLTKQLQDSWKQSRTRSIPERLLFEVTDASVVQEGTSKYVLYTIHVIKSGQSDKTPSLITRRYTDFNRLHSQLRGLYGNEMRGIAFPRKKLRRNFAAETIAKRSRGFEQYLTHLHSLAELRRAPLFLEFFYLGDLQAGQSLLRVGQYQEAVGCLLNALGLQEKLGCRPQGHWIFTLAILVASFQELEQPEEAQEYCERALQDLTSPSLQRQQQQHPLLVPLLQAIVRLSWKVSKDKRQWESQLQQLKDSGVDVGSQPSLKEYLVKESLEGSEGGRHKGGDVA, translated from the exons ATGGCCTCTAAGTTGCTGCACAGGCTGCGGCGCACCCTCTTAAGGGAGGTGACGCTGCAGCCCCAGCTGGGCAGTGCGGAGGACTTCCCCGAGAGCTCGGAGCTGGACGATGACACCGAGGGACTGTCCTCGCGGTTCAGCGGCACTCTCAGCTTCGAGGGGGAGCAGGAGCCGGAGTCGGAGGATCCGGGAGAGAACTCCGAGCTGGACAGCGATTCGGATGTCCTGGAGGATTCGGGAGAGAATGGCACAGAGAGCGCAG AGAGCAGCCCGGCCTGCCAACCACCAGCCCGCAACATGCTGACGAAACAGCTGCAGGACAGCTGGAAGCAGAGCCGGACCCGGAGCATCCCTGAGAGACTGCTGTTCGAGGTGACCGACGCCAGCGTGGTGCAGGAGGGGACCTCCAAGTATGTG CTCTACACCATCCACGTGATCAAGTCGGGGCAGTCTGATAAAACCCCGTCGCTGATCACCCGACGCTACACGGACTTCAACCGCCTGCACAGCCAGCTGAGGGGACTCTACGGGAACGAGATGCGGGGCATCGCCTTCCCCAGGAAGAAGCTGCGCAGGAACTTTGCCGCGGAGACTATCGCCAAGCGCAGCCGCGGCTTCGAGCAGTACCTGACTCACCTGCACTCGCTGGCGGAGCTGCGCCGGGCCCCGCTGTTCCTGGAGTTCTTCTACCTGGGAGACCTGCAGGCAGGACAGAGCCTGCTGAGGGTTGGCCAGTACCAGGAGGCCGTAGGCTGCCTGCTCAATGCCCTGGGCCTGCAGGAGAAGCTGGGCTGTCGGCCGCAGGGCCACTGGATCTTCACGCTGGCCATCCTGGTAGCCAGCTTTCAGGAGCTGGAGCAGCCAGAGGAGGCTCAGGAGTACTGCGAACGGGCTCTCCAGGACCTGACCTCCCCCTCGctgcagcggcagcagcagcagcaccccctGCTGGTGCCTCTGCTGCAGGCCATTGTCCGTCTGTCCTGGAAGGTCTCCAAGGACAAGCGTCAGTGGGAGTCCCAGCTCCAGCAGCTGAAGGACTCGGGGGTGGATGTGGGCAGCCAGCCCAGCTTGAAGGAGTACCTGGTGAAGGAAAGCCTGGAGGGGAGTGAGGGAGGCAGGCACAAGGGGGGCGACGTGGCTTAA
- the LOC117434926 gene encoding acyl-coenzyme A thioesterase 8-like isoform X2 has translation MAASISGEKFHQKLMDPKPGTDTGDPVSKPDLRSVLVTSVLSLEELDTDLYRGTHHWVPRTKRLFGGQIIGQALVAAAKSVSEDVCAHSLHCYFVRAGDPKVPVLYQVDRTRDGRSFSVRSVKAIQHGQPILICQASFHQSQPSPVQHQFTMPSVPPPEELHSVEELIQKYLSDPNLAEKYKLGLNNLLAQEVPIEIKPVNPPDIYHRVAMEPKKLFWVRARGHIGDSDMKLHCCVAAYVSDYYFLGTALLPYPQHKTHFSASLDHAMWFHSSFRTDEWMLYECESPWAGGSRGLVQGRLWRRDGVLAASCAQEGVLRVRPVPSQSKL, from the exons ATGGCCGCGTCCATCTCCGGAGAGAAATTTCACCAGAAACTTATGGACCCCAAGCCGGGTACTGACACCGGTGACCCCGTGTCCAAACCCGACCTGCGCAGCGTCCTGGTAACCAGTGTCCTAAGCCTGGAAGAACTTGATACCGACCTGTACAG GGGAACTCACCACTGGGTGCCCCGGACTAAGCGCTTGTTCGGTGGGCAAATTATAGGACAGGCTCTCGTTGCAGCAGCCAAGTCAGTGAGTGAGGACGTCTGCGCCCACTCCTTACACTGCTACTTCGTACGGGCAG GAGACCCGAAGGTGCCCGTTCTGTACCAGGTTGATCGGACCCGCGATGGGAGAAGCTTTAGCGTGCGTTCAGTGAAGGCTATTCAGCACGGACAGCCCATCCTCATCTGCCAGGCCTCTTTCCACCAATCACAGCCCAGCCCTGTGCAGCACCAGTTCACCATGCCGAGCGTACCTCCTCCAGAAGAGCTGCACAGCGTCGAGGAGCTCATCCAGAAATACCTCAG CGATCCAAACCTGGCAGAGAAATACAAACTGGGACTGAATAACCTGCTGGCCCAGGAGGTGCCAATCGAAATCAAACCCGTGAACCCACCTGATATTTACCACAGGGTGGCAATGGAGCCCAAGAAGCTGTTCTGGGTTCGAGCCCGGGGACATATTG GTGACAGCGATATGAAGCTGCACTGCTGCGTTGCTGCCTATGTGTCGGACTACTACTTCCTAGGCACAGCACTGCTGCCCTACCCCCAGCATAAGACACACTTCAGCGCCTCTCTCGACCATGCAATGTGGTTCCACAGCTCCTTCCGTACTGATGAGTGGATGCTGTACGAATGCGAGAGCCCCTGGGCAG GAGGCAGCAGGGGATTGGTCCAGGGGCGGCTGTGGAGGCGTGACGGAGTGCTGGCGGCCTCGTGTGCACAGGAGGGGGTACTGCGAGTCAGGCCGGTGCCCAGTCAGAGCAAGCTGTAG
- the LOC117434926 gene encoding acyl-coenzyme A thioesterase 8-like isoform X1: MAASISGEKFHQKLMDPKPGTDTGDPVSKPDLRSVLVTSVLSLEELDTDLYSVFSSLRGTHHWVPRTKRLFGGQIIGQALVAAAKSVSEDVCAHSLHCYFVRAGDPKVPVLYQVDRTRDGRSFSVRSVKAIQHGQPILICQASFHQSQPSPVQHQFTMPSVPPPEELHSVEELIQKYLSDPNLAEKYKLGLNNLLAQEVPIEIKPVNPPDIYHRVAMEPKKLFWVRARGHIGDSDMKLHCCVAAYVSDYYFLGTALLPYPQHKTHFSASLDHAMWFHSSFRTDEWMLYECESPWAGGSRGLVQGRLWRRDGVLAASCAQEGVLRVRPVPSQSKL, encoded by the exons ATGGCCGCGTCCATCTCCGGAGAGAAATTTCACCAGAAACTTATGGACCCCAAGCCGGGTACTGACACCGGTGACCCCGTGTCCAAACCCGACCTGCGCAGCGTCCTGGTAACCAGTGTCCTAAGCCTGGAAGAACTTGATACCGACCTGTACAG TGTGTTCTCTTCCCTCAGGGGAACTCACCACTGGGTGCCCCGGACTAAGCGCTTGTTCGGTGGGCAAATTATAGGACAGGCTCTCGTTGCAGCAGCCAAGTCAGTGAGTGAGGACGTCTGCGCCCACTCCTTACACTGCTACTTCGTACGGGCAG GAGACCCGAAGGTGCCCGTTCTGTACCAGGTTGATCGGACCCGCGATGGGAGAAGCTTTAGCGTGCGTTCAGTGAAGGCTATTCAGCACGGACAGCCCATCCTCATCTGCCAGGCCTCTTTCCACCAATCACAGCCCAGCCCTGTGCAGCACCAGTTCACCATGCCGAGCGTACCTCCTCCAGAAGAGCTGCACAGCGTCGAGGAGCTCATCCAGAAATACCTCAG CGATCCAAACCTGGCAGAGAAATACAAACTGGGACTGAATAACCTGCTGGCCCAGGAGGTGCCAATCGAAATCAAACCCGTGAACCCACCTGATATTTACCACAGGGTGGCAATGGAGCCCAAGAAGCTGTTCTGGGTTCGAGCCCGGGGACATATTG GTGACAGCGATATGAAGCTGCACTGCTGCGTTGCTGCCTATGTGTCGGACTACTACTTCCTAGGCACAGCACTGCTGCCCTACCCCCAGCATAAGACACACTTCAGCGCCTCTCTCGACCATGCAATGTGGTTCCACAGCTCCTTCCGTACTGATGAGTGGATGCTGTACGAATGCGAGAGCCCCTGGGCAG GAGGCAGCAGGGGATTGGTCCAGGGGCGGCTGTGGAGGCGTGACGGAGTGCTGGCGGCCTCGTGTGCACAGGAGGGGGTACTGCGAGTCAGGCCGGTGCCCAGTCAGAGCAAGCTGTAG
- the LOC117434926 gene encoding acyl-coenzyme A thioesterase 8-like isoform X3: protein MGTHHWVPRTKRLFGGQIIGQALVAAAKSVSEDVCAHSLHCYFVRAGDPKVPVLYQVDRTRDGRSFSVRSVKAIQHGQPILICQASFHQSQPSPVQHQFTMPSVPPPEELHSVEELIQKYLSDPNLAEKYKLGLNNLLAQEVPIEIKPVNPPDIYHRVAMEPKKLFWVRARGHIGDSDMKLHCCVAAYVSDYYFLGTALLPYPQHKTHFSASLDHAMWFHSSFRTDEWMLYECESPWAGGSRGLVQGRLWRRDGVLAASCAQEGVLRVRPVPSQSKL, encoded by the exons AT GGGAACTCACCACTGGGTGCCCCGGACTAAGCGCTTGTTCGGTGGGCAAATTATAGGACAGGCTCTCGTTGCAGCAGCCAAGTCAGTGAGTGAGGACGTCTGCGCCCACTCCTTACACTGCTACTTCGTACGGGCAG GAGACCCGAAGGTGCCCGTTCTGTACCAGGTTGATCGGACCCGCGATGGGAGAAGCTTTAGCGTGCGTTCAGTGAAGGCTATTCAGCACGGACAGCCCATCCTCATCTGCCAGGCCTCTTTCCACCAATCACAGCCCAGCCCTGTGCAGCACCAGTTCACCATGCCGAGCGTACCTCCTCCAGAAGAGCTGCACAGCGTCGAGGAGCTCATCCAGAAATACCTCAG CGATCCAAACCTGGCAGAGAAATACAAACTGGGACTGAATAACCTGCTGGCCCAGGAGGTGCCAATCGAAATCAAACCCGTGAACCCACCTGATATTTACCACAGGGTGGCAATGGAGCCCAAGAAGCTGTTCTGGGTTCGAGCCCGGGGACATATTG GTGACAGCGATATGAAGCTGCACTGCTGCGTTGCTGCCTATGTGTCGGACTACTACTTCCTAGGCACAGCACTGCTGCCCTACCCCCAGCATAAGACACACTTCAGCGCCTCTCTCGACCATGCAATGTGGTTCCACAGCTCCTTCCGTACTGATGAGTGGATGCTGTACGAATGCGAGAGCCCCTGGGCAG GAGGCAGCAGGGGATTGGTCCAGGGGCGGCTGTGGAGGCGTGACGGAGTGCTGGCGGCCTCGTGTGCACAGGAGGGGGTACTGCGAGTCAGGCCGGTGCCCAGTCAGAGCAAGCTGTAG
- the LOC117434992 gene encoding whey acidic protein-like gives MKVGETYFLLVLLCALGTWLDLAAATGHNSTVVKPGHCPRKLQVAPSKRACVCDEDCPGDDKCCVFACGAVCVPPAFTKPGVCPRRQRGAGMCAEFCSDDSDCPKDEKCCSNGCGHECTAPYTVKPGRCARPKGTHMCAEFCYHDGECPEEQKCCRTTCGHACSEPC, from the exons ATGAAGGTGGGCGAGACTTACTTTCTCCTggtgcttctctgtgctttgggGACATGGCTGGATTTAGCCGCTGCCACCGGACACAACTCTACAG TGGTTAAGCCGGGTCACTGTCCCAGAAAGCTGCAGGTGGCCCCCTCCAAGCGGGCCTGTGTCTGTGATGAAGACTGTCCCGGGGACGACAAGTGCTGCGTCTTCGCCTGCGGAGCTGTCTGTGTGCCCCCTGCTTTCA CGAAGCCCGGTGTTTGCCCACGGAGACAGCGCGGAGCCGGGATGTGTGCCGAGTTCTGTTCTGATGACAGCGACTGCCCCAAGGATGAGAAGTGCTGCAGCAATGGCTGTGGGCACGAGTGCACAGCGCCATACACAG TGAAGCCAGGCCGCTGTGCTCGCCCCAAGGGAACCCACATGTGTGCCGAGTTCTGCTACCACGACGGGGAGTGTCCCGAGGAGCAGAAGTGCTGTCGGACCACCTGCGGTCACGCCTGCAGCGAGCCCTGCTGA